In one Roseburia intestinalis L1-82 genomic region, the following are encoded:
- a CDS encoding cupin domain-containing protein yields the protein MKTISREEFEKRNVFGTGAENTGFAQYFIGNSYLNPLTDPKNCAVFMANVTFEPGCRNNWHIHHAAKGGGQLLICTAGEGWYQEEGKEAFEK from the coding sequence ATGAAGACTATAAGTAGAGAAGAATTTGAAAAACGGAACGTATTTGGAACGGGTGCGGAGAATACAGGATTTGCACAGTATTTTATCGGTAATTCTTATCTGAATCCACTGACAGATCCGAAGAACTGTGCTGTATTTATGGCAAATGTGACATTTGAACCGGGATGCCGTAATAACTGGCACATTCACCACGCAGCAAAAGGCGGTGGACAGCTTTTGATCTGCACAGCAGGAGAGGGATGGTATCAGGAAGAAGGAAAAGAGGCATTTGAAAAATGA